The genomic stretch ATTAAACCAGAAGCAACTACTTTCGGTGAATTAATAACTTTAGCTATGACTGCCCCATATACTGATTTTAACATAACTACTTTCGGTTGGATTGATTTAGGTGCTGATGTGCCAGCTTGGTTATCAATTTATACTGATCCCGTGAATGTCGGAGGATTCTCAAACTCTACCATAGATACACTTATAACTGAAGCTGCTACTGCTCCTACACTGAGCGATTCAATTAACATAGTAAAACAAGTTGAATATGATTTGCAAGTAGAATTACCTTATATAATTAACGTTTGGAGTAACGCAATACAAGGAGTATACTTACCTGGTTGGGCTAATTATATATACTTAAATGAAACGGCAGTATACGCATTCAGTTTAATGAATATTCATCCAATGAATAGTGCCTTAAATGGTACATTTATATTCTCTTCCGTAAGCAGTGATTTACCAAGACATATGAATCCTTACGCTAGTGTTAGCCTATATGCATTTAATACATTAGATGATCTATATGATTCCTTAGCTGTAGTAAACTTAACAATGCCTGCTAGTGTATCGCCTCAAGCTTTAATACCATGGGTTGCACAGAATTGGAGTATAGTAGATATTCACAATGTTACATTACCTGGTAATAAATATATACCAAACGGAACTGAATTAATCGTTAACCTAGTTCATAATGATACATGGATCGATGGAGTCCCACTAACTGCATATGACGTAAACTTTACCATATGGTGGTATGATATACCAGGCATGATGGGAACTAATACATTTGATGGACTTCACGTAAACTATACTTATTTAGTTGATAATGGCTTTATTAATTCAGACTTATTCGGTACTATACCCGCAATAGTATGGACTAATGTAACTGGGCCTTATCAAATTGTAATATATTTGAACTCAACAAACTTCCTTAACGTATACTATACATTAATTGAATTCCCGATAGTTCCAGCACATGTATTTAACAAAATTAATCCAGCAACGGTATATGCTGAAAAGATCGCACCATTAATATCCAGCGGGGCTTATATATGGGGCGAGTGGAACGTGCCTGCAGAGGAAATAGTAGTACATGCAAACTTACATTACTTTAGAATTAACCCATTACTATTCTTACAAACAGTAAAGCAAGGTCAAATGGCGACATTTACAGCTAACATAACAGCATATAGTTGGGATAACAGTACTGATATGTTATCACCAACACAAATAAGCAATGCTACAGTTTATGTATACTTGAAATATTTGAACGTTCCTGATCATACGTACAGTAATGTTACTATAAATGGTAAACCATATGTAATTATTGCAAAGAATATGGGAAACGGAATATATCAGGCTAATATCAATACTTCAATGTTACAACCAGGATTATATGAAGTAGTAGCTAAAGCAATTTGGACTGTAAATGGACAAATGAGAGAAGAATATAGTTACGGAAGCTTAAATGTAACTCCAACTGTCACAACAACTGTTCCTCCAGTAACTACAACTCATACAACCACATCGACGACTTCGACAACAACTGTTCCTCCAGTAACTACAACAACTTCATCAGTTAATGTAGCATTAATAGCAGGGATAGTCATAGTAATAATTATAATTATAGCTGTCGCAATAGTGTTGTTAAGAAGAAGATAAAATAATATAATATTTTTCTTTCCTTTCTTTTCTTGGGTAAAATAAGGCATAGTTAATAAAAATTATTACTTAGGGTCAGAAGCTTTCATTATATCCCTCTCATATATGACAGTTCTTCCTCTTAACGCTGATATAACAGCTGCAATAAACACTAGGGTTGCTGAGAAGTAAAATGCGATTTTCAACGAATCCATAAATGCGGGGGCTATAACAGTGGGAAACCAATATTTACCAGTAATGGTTGCTAATGCTGATGGTGGAATTGAATTAACAATACTTGGTGGTAATTGTGATAATATTGCCTTTACCGGATCATATCCTAAAAACGCTGCAAATAATGCTGCAGTTGGTGGTATCTTAGCCATTATTGGCGCTAGTTGTGGTGCACCAGCTGCAGTTAAGGCGGAAGTCAAAGTACCAGGTAAGTCAAGGTATAATACGTCTATAACTATAGTAAAGAATATTCCAATACTTAGTGTACCTCCAGTATTTGTTAACATTGCTCTAATACCAGAGGCAGAACCCCTATGCTGTGGTGGTGCTGCATTTATAAGCGAAGCCATATTTGGTGATACAAACAAGCCGTTACCAACACCCATTATGAAGATTATTGTTGCGAATATTAAGTAGTTGAAATCATAAGGCAAAAATGTTAGTGCTATTAACCCAAATCCCAAAATTAATAAACCAACTGTTGCCAATACTCTAGCCCCATACTTATCAGAAAGCCTTCCAGCTATAGTTCCCATTATCCCAAAACCCGCTAACAAGGGTAAAAGATAGACACCAGCCCAGAATGGGGCTTGAGAGTAAGGTATACCATGTAATGGTAGCCAAATTGCTTGTAAAAGTAGAACCAACATTAATTGTAATCCTCCAAAAGCAATCTGCGCAAAAAATATAGCTAGAGATGCCATAGTGAATGCTCTAACCTTAAAAAGGTCTATTCTAAACATTGGATCTTTAACCTTAGTTTCTACATAAAGGAACACTAAAAATAGTACTACACCAGAAGATATACTAGCAATTACGTAAGGATTAGTCCAACCAGTAACTGAAGAACCATAAGGTAAAATTCCATAAGTTATTCCCACTAGTATGAGGATTAATGCTACAGCATATAAGATATTACCTATTATGTCAACACTTTGATTTCTATTAGGAGGAGTTAACTGTTTTAATGATTTATAAGACCAGATAGTTCCAGCAATTCCTATTGGAACACTAACTAAAAATACATCTCTCCAATAAATTGAGGCTAAAATACCACCTAATATTATTCCAGCAATTCCTCCGAAAATTCCTATTACACCGTTTAAACCTAATGCAAAACCTCTTTGATTTGGTGGAAACGCTTCAGATAATACTGCAGCACTGTTTGCCATTAAAAAGGCTCCACCAATTCCTTGAATAACTCTGTAAATTATTAGTTGAAGCGCAGCAATACTTCCACTACCTGGCGTTATATAAAGTAGTATCGAACCAATAGTGAAGATTGCAAAACCCAAATTGTACATTCTAACTCTCCCGAATATATCTGAAATTCTTCCAATGTTAACTACTAATATTGCTGACACGATTGAGTAACCAAATAGAATCCACAATAGGTATTGAAATGAGGTAAATGGATTGACATTAATTCCTCTGAATATTGCTGGTAATGATATTAAAACAATGTTAGCGTTCATGAATCCCATAAATACTCCTAAACTTGTATTAGATAGGGCAATCCACTTATACTGAACCATAATGTTAAGTAGTGAATATTTAACTATTAAATCTTTTGTTAATGAAGATTTAAATAATTATTAGTTAAAATTAAAGGAAGAAAGTGAATAAAACATAGATTAAAAAGGACTTAGTTAAAGAAAGAAGAAGTGTATTTACAAAGGTGAACCACAATTCATACAGAACCTAGCATTTATTGGATTATTAAAACCACAAACTCTACAGATCTTTTGTTGGTATAACATTGGTTGATAAAATGGTTGTGGCTGAAATAGTTGTTGTTGATTAGTTAAGCTTATTAACCTTTCAATCTCCTTAATAATATCTTCCTCAATTTTCAAGTTATACACTTCCTCAATACCTTCAATAAATGCTAGTGGTGTAAAGACCATAGCCGCTATTACATCTTCCGTAACATCAGCCGCTTTTAGCCAATCGCTCATTCCCACATCCACGTTTAAAACTCCTTGTCCGCCAGAAAGTCTAATTGTGAAAGCCCTATTAGCACCGAAAATAGTCCTTAATATCCCTTCTTTTTTAGCTTGAACCACTACATATTGCCCAACTGGCAAGATTTGAGTTTTATAACCTTTACTAATTAACCATTGCTCTAATGATAACCCTAATTGATATAGATTAACGTATACATTCGTATATGTCTTCTGCATTAAGTCTAAGTTTGAGTGAAGATTAAAAGGTTTTCGTTAAGTTTAACTTATTATCTCTCACATAATCTTTTTATTTATGGTAGAGCCGATAGTTAAACGCCCTCATTATCGTTTTGAAATCAGAAAGAAAGATACTAAAGTAGGGAGAGGTTTTAGCCTAAAAGAATTAAAAGAAGCCGGTTTAACTGTTCAAGAGGCTAAAAAACTTGGAGTCAGAATTGATAAAAGAAGAAAAACTTCCTATCCAGAAAATGTTGAGGCCTTAAAGAAATTAGAGGAGCAACTAAAAGAGAAGAAGCAAGCTCAGTAATTTTCATTAGTGAAATAAGTAAAGTAAATAATCTCTTCAATTTCTTCATTGGCATTGATAACTTAAACTATAAACCTCATCTTCTCTTTGTAGACTCAATATCATCTACTTAGAAATAAATCGTATTAATAATTTGTTTTTGAGTTTATTTTTTGAATAAATATCTATCATTAATGTATTTTCAATTGAGGTATTGTAGTTATGGATTTGAAAGTTCTTGAGTTTCTATTGTAGTTTATGAGCGCTTACAAGGAGTATTGCAAGTATTTGCGGAAAATATACCTTGTTTATGAGGGAGTAGTGGTTTAATACCTAATTTATCTTAAATCAATTACATAAGAGTTTGAGAGAGTTACTAAACATAATAAAGAGGCAATTAACTGTCAATTTAATGACAGTTTAGTTAGTGTTTGCCCGTAGCGTAACCTCCCGTTACTTTTAGTCTCTAATTCTACTATAAGTAGCTAATAGAATAACGTCGTATTATAATTGCATTTTAATATTCTTTATTTATGTTATTTATCCGATATTCCTGCTAGTGCAACTTATAAATGAAAATCCTTGTATAGTTACCTTTAGTCTTAATAGGAGGATCTGTAAAATTTTATTATTTTAAAAATCTTACACCAAATACTAACTCAGAAATTTCATTTAAAATATTGATAGATTGAGAGATAATGCAGTTAATTACATCTACTGCCACATAGAATTTTCCAAAATCATTTATGCACTCATAAACTTCTATTTCTCCATGGGTACTCTTTTTACTACACGAGTTAAAGGTAAGCATGTAT from Sulfolobus sp. S-194 encodes the following:
- a CDS encoding MFS transporter; protein product: MVQYKWIALSNTSLGVFMGFMNANIVLISLPAIFRGINVNPFTSFQYLLWILFGYSIVSAILVVNIGRISDIFGRVRMYNLGFAIFTIGSILLYITPGSGSIAALQLIIYRVIQGIGGAFLMANSAAVLSEAFPPNQRGFALGLNGVIGIFGGIAGIILGGILASIYWRDVFLVSVPIGIAGTIWSYKSLKQLTPPNRNQSVDIIGNILYAVALILILVGITYGILPYGSSVTGWTNPYVIASISSGVVLFLVFLYVETKVKDPMFRIDLFKVRAFTMASLAIFFAQIAFGGLQLMLVLLLQAIWLPLHGIPYSQAPFWAGVYLLPLLAGFGIMGTIAGRLSDKYGARVLATVGLLILGFGLIALTFLPYDFNYLIFATIIFIMGVGNGLFVSPNMASLINAAPPQHRGSASGIRAMLTNTGGTLSIGIFFTIVIDVLYLDLPGTLTSALTAAGAPQLAPIMAKIPPTAALFAAFLGYDPVKAILSQLPPSIVNSIPPSALATITGKYWFPTVIAPAFMDSLKIAFYFSATLVFIAAVISALRGRTVIYERDIMKASDPK
- a CDS encoding ABC transporter substrate-binding protein, with translation MQSKLDKTTIYILIFLITGFALLNLNIVASSYAISNFNAPVLTWNQARYNEPWVGTIIYLYSYSSHTDEYNALIQGKIDFATLDHVSEIKTLLTQYKGTIYVGISPVESFGQFVFAFGNNLTANLYFRYARSSLLNPQNITAIVWDNGLLGQDIPYFINPKIYSEWFNPQVVSYYNEYESYNLTRAVMYLEKIPGITHVNGQWYYNGKPLVLTFIYPTSSTPDQRLASYLQTQAEAINLTIKPEATTFGELITLAMTAPYTDFNITTFGWIDLGADVPAWLSIYTDPVNVGGFSNSTIDTLITEAATAPTLSDSINIVKQVEYDLQVELPYIINVWSNAIQGVYLPGWANYIYLNETAVYAFSLMNIHPMNSALNGTFIFSSVSSDLPRHMNPYASVSLYAFNTLDDLYDSLAVVNLTMPASVSPQALIPWVAQNWSIVDIHNVTLPGNKYIPNGTELIVNLVHNDTWIDGVPLTAYDVNFTIWWYDIPGMMGTNTFDGLHVNYTYLVDNGFINSDLFGTIPAIVWTNVTGPYQIVIYLNSTNFLNVYYTLIEFPIVPAHVFNKINPATVYAEKIAPLISSGAYIWGEWNVPAEEIVVHANLHYFRINPLLFLQTVKQGQMATFTANITAYSWDNSTDMLSPTQISNATVYVYLKYLNVPDHTYSNVTINGKPYVIIAKNMGNGIYQANINTSMLQPGLYEVVAKAIWTVNGQMREEYSYGSLNVTPTVTTTVPPVTTTHTTTSTTSTTTVPPVTTTTSSVNVALIAGIVIVIIIIIAVAIVLLRRR
- a CDS encoding 50S ribosomal protein L13e, whose translation is MVEPIVKRPHYRFEIRKKDTKVGRGFSLKELKEAGLTVQEAKKLGVRIDKRRKTSYPENVEALKKLEEQLKEKKQAQ
- a CDS encoding zinc ribbon domain-containing protein, producing MQKTYTNVYVNLYQLGLSLEQWLISKGYKTQILPVGQYVVVQAKKEGILRTIFGANRAFTIRLSGGQGVLNVDVGMSDWLKAADVTEDVIAAMVFTPLAFIEGIEEVYNLKIEEDIIKEIERLISLTNQQQLFQPQPFYQPMLYQQKICRVCGFNNPINARFCMNCGSPL